From Pithys albifrons albifrons isolate INPA30051 chromosome 27, PitAlb_v1, whole genome shotgun sequence, one genomic window encodes:
- the SMIM44 gene encoding small integral membrane protein 44 produces MALAGGIPLPGTGGAWGPRHLLQSPPEEDGVLYVDYKPPALDSIRLPRYVLYLMMAATLVLVVAYAIVGHLIKDLMHDFADWAFGPKPEEERAVMAEGTAAEVEWLEEDEVLAERKVEGEGAGALPGMDIPLGLLAPRSSVSFADSPKKRFF; encoded by the exons ATGGCCCTGGCGGGGGGCATCCCGCTCCCTGGCACCGGGGGAGCGTGGGGGCCGCGGCACTTGCTGCAGTCGCCCCCCGAGGAGGACGGGGTGCTGTACGTGGACTACAAGCCCCCGGCCTTGGACAGCATCCGCCTGCCCCGCTACGTCTTGTACCTGATGATGGCAGCGACgctggtgctggtggtggcTTATGCCATCGTGGGGCACCTGATCAAAGACCTGATGCACGACTTCGCTG ACTGGGCATTTGGGCCCAAGCCGGAGGAGGAGAGAGCGGTGATGGCCGAGGGCACCGCTGCGGAGGTGGAGTGGTTGGAGGAGGACGAGGTGCTGGCGGAGCGGAAGGTGGAGGGTGAAGGTGCTGGTGCCCTTCCCGGCATGGACATCCCGCTGGGACTGCTGGCCCCACGCAGCTCTGTCTCCTTTGCTGACTCCCCCAAGAAGAGGTTCTTCTAG
- the SMIM24 gene encoding small integral membrane protein 24 isoform X1 — protein sequence MVLGDTCPHEAHKGARCPGCGDPARQRRGQQLSSGSRTGCAQLFLRLKMLRLSQRPSLLLLLVLAATARGQAAGTGPKVLEPWLLGLTAVVVFLFIVFVVLIINRFWNLRMRRKDSDYPETTGTVRLEDVGHINPAVEDSDEESDGKSQNYPTAL from the exons ATGGTGCTTGGTGACACTTGTCCTCATGAGGCCCATAAAGGCGCCCGTTGCCCTGGGTGTGGAGACCCGGCCCGGCAGCGGCgggggcagcagctcagctcgggcagcaggactggctgtgcccagctcttcCTTCGCCTGAAGATGCTGCGGCTCTCGCAGCGCCCCtcgctcctgctcctgctcgTCCTTGCCGCCACCGCCCGGGGACAGGCCG CAGGTACCGGCCCAAAGGTGCTGGAGCCCTGGCTGCTGGGCCTCACAGCCGTCGTCGTCTTCCTCTTCATCGTCTTCGTGGTGCTGATCATTAACCGGTTCTGGAATCTCAGGATGCGCAG GAAGGACAGCGACTACCCGGAGACCACGGGGACTGTCAG ACTAGAGGACGTCGGCCACATCAACCCAGCGGTTGAGGACAGCGACGAGGAGAGCGATGGCAAGAGTCAGAACTACCCTACGGCCCTCTGA
- the SMIM24 gene encoding small integral membrane protein 24 isoform X2 gives MVLGDTCPHEAHKGARCPGCGDPARQRRGQQLSSGSRTGCAQLFLRLKMLRLSQRPSLLLLLVLAATARGQAGTGPKVLEPWLLGLTAVVVFLFIVFVVLIINRFWNLRMRRKDSDYPETTGTVRLEDVGHINPAVEDSDEESDGKSQNYPTAL, from the exons ATGGTGCTTGGTGACACTTGTCCTCATGAGGCCCATAAAGGCGCCCGTTGCCCTGGGTGTGGAGACCCGGCCCGGCAGCGGCgggggcagcagctcagctcgggcagcaggactggctgtgcccagctcttcCTTCGCCTGAAGATGCTGCGGCTCTCGCAGCGCCCCtcgctcctgctcctgctcgTCCTTGCCGCCACCGCCCGGGGACAGGCCG GTACCGGCCCAAAGGTGCTGGAGCCCTGGCTGCTGGGCCTCACAGCCGTCGTCGTCTTCCTCTTCATCGTCTTCGTGGTGCTGATCATTAACCGGTTCTGGAATCTCAGGATGCGCAG GAAGGACAGCGACTACCCGGAGACCACGGGGACTGTCAG ACTAGAGGACGTCGGCCACATCAACCCAGCGGTTGAGGACAGCGACGAGGAGAGCGATGGCAAGAGTCAGAACTACCCTACGGCCCTCTGA